In the Malus domestica chromosome 16, GDT2T_hap1 genome, one interval contains:
- the LOC139193140 gene encoding putative B3 domain-containing protein At1g78640, whose translation MEGTMLSAGQTLGRSKPRPQLRRSSHDEVSTVLALWDPTWPTSFSTNNDDNKKKRKADQVPDQPSPNTSPHDRDETTNSSSKRQKLVSTLPPFPTGDRFRDLGHENNMTNNNKNITTKEEQMKRNKRDELVIANLNFMDSWEIKKKLTARDLTHFYVPANLMNKHILPYADDKFTKALENRQGAEITFLDGDTHTICHQYVFKQSDNSYIFVWHPAFVKRRQLRKGDKIGLHWLKTNSKPVLFFSLLERATKQRPAPLATVDL comes from the coding sequence ATGGAAGGGACTATGCTGTCAGCAGGACAAACCCTTGGCCGTTCAAAACCACGCCCACAACTACGACGATCATCGCATGATGAAGTTTCTACAGTATTAGCTTTATGGGATCCGACTTGGCCTACAAGTTTTAGTACAAATAATGATGATAACAAGAAGAAGCGAAAGGCGGACCAAGTACCTGACCAGCCCTCTCCTAATACTAGCCCTCATGATCGTGATGAGACGACTAATAGTTCATCGAAACGTCAAAAACTAGTGTCGACGCTTCCACCCTTTCCCACTGGTGATCGCTTTCGGGATCTCGGTCATGAGAATAACATGACgaacaataataaaaatattacaacaaAGGAGGAGCAGATGAAGAGGAATAAAAGAGATGAACTTGTTATTGCCAATCTAAATTTTATGGATTCATGGGAAATCAAAAAGAAACTGACGGCTAGAGATCTCACACACTTCTACGTGCCAGCAAACTTGATGAACAAACATATCCTCCCTTACGCGGACGACAAGTTTACCAAAGCCCTTGAGAACAGACAGGGCGCAGAAATTACGTTCCTTGACGGAGATACGCACACTATCTGTCATCAGTATGTTTTCAAGCAGAGCGACAACAGTTACATTTTTGTTTGGCATCCGGCATTCGTCAAGAGGAGACAATTGAGAAAGGGCGATAAAATTGGACTTCACTGGCTCAAAACAAATTCCAAACCCGTCTTGTTTTTTTCTCTACTCGAACGGGCAACCAAACAACGCCCTGCACCTCTTGCAACCGTTGATTTATAA